CTGCGTGCAAGGGTAAAAGCCCAGATGCGCCGGGGCGTAGTGAATGTGTCAAAGCCGCTGGTCATTGATAACTATTGCTTTGACTTTGAACACATGATGTTCTCTAAAGAAGGCCAGTTGGTGGAACTGAGCAAAACGGAGCAAAAACTCCTGCGATTGCTGGTGGAAAACCGAGGCATGACTCTAAACAGAACACTTCTTCTCGATCGTATCTGGACGGATGGTGCCGATTATGTGGATGAAAATGCGCTTTCGGTCACCGTTAAGCGCTTGCGGGATAAACTGGAGGCATCGCATTATATCAAAACGGTTTATGGCATGGGATATGTATGGGTGGTGAAAGAGGATGAATGAATGGCGTCTTCTGTGGCTTGCCGTTTCATTGGCAGCAATCCTTTTATGTATGGCAATTGTGCAAATTGAGCATAGAAAAAGCAAAAAAATTATGAAAAACTTGAATCAAATGCTTGATGATGCACTGGACGGAAGTTTTACAGAGCATCGTTTTGATGAGAGTCTTCTGTCTTCCGTGGAGTGCAGATTAAACCGCTATTTAACGGCTTCCACTGTATCCACACGCAACTTAGCCACAGAAAAGGAAAAGATAAAGGAGCTATTAGCAGATATTTCACATCAGACGAAAACGCCCATCGCCAATATTCTGCTCTATGCACAGCTGCTGGAAGAGCAAGAACTGCCGGAAGAAAGCAGGGATTGCGTGGCTGCCCTGGGAGGACAAGCGGAAAAGCTGAGCTTTCTGGTTACCTCCTTGATGAAACTGTCTCGCTTGGAAACAGGCATTTTCTCTCTCCGCCCAGTTCCCAATGAGATTGCCCCGATGCTGGAGGCACTAGCCGGACAGTTTGCGCCCAAAGCAGCAGAAAAAAATATCACTTTGAGAACAAATCCCACAGAAGCCGGTGCTGTTTTCGATTATAAATGGACTGCGGAGGCCCTGTGCAATTTAGTCGATAATGCCATTAAATATACACCTGCAGGTGGCAGTATACAGATTTCCGTCAAGGAATATGATTTGTTTTGCTGCATTGATGTAGCGGATAACGGAATCGGTATTTCAGAAGGCGAGCAGGCTAAAGTGTTTTCCCGTTTTTACCGTTCCCCTTCCGTGGGTGAACAAGACGGCGTCGGGATTGGCTTGTACCTGACCCGACAGATTTTAGCTGGACAAGGGGGATACATTAAAGTGACCTCTGCTTTGGCTGGCGGCTCGGTTTTTTCTGTGTTTTTGCCCAGACAGGGCTGAATTCTTACAAAACTGTTAGAATTGTTTGCCCGCCGGAAAGATTTTAGAAAGAAACGTATGATAAAGTCTGTATTGTAGTAATACAATACAGACTTTATCTTTGGAGGTATTAATCGTGATTATTTTACAGACCCATGATTTAAAAAAAATTTACGGCAAGGGGGAAAATGCCGTTCATGCTCTTGCAGGTGTCAATCTGCAAGTAGAAAAAGGGGAATTTGTAGCTATCGTCGGCACATCTGGCAGTGGGAAGAGCACACTGCTGCACATGCTGGGCGGGCTGGACCGCCCCACAAGCGGCACCGTCAGCGTTGATGGCAAGGATATCTTTTCTTTAAAAGACGAAAAGTTGACCATCTTCCGCCGCCGCAAGATTGGATTTGTGTTCCAGAACTATAACCTGGTGCCAGTGCTCAATGTCTATGAAAACATTGTGCTGCCCATTCAATTAGACGGCAACAAGCTGGATTCCGTCTATGTGGACAGCATCATTGAAACACTAGGGTTGCAATCGAAACTGCAAAATCTGCCTAATAACCTTTCAGGGGGACAACAGCAGCGGGTGGCTATTGCACGTGCTTTGGCCGCAAAGCCAGCTATCATTTTAGCAGATGAACCGACGGGCAATTTGGATTCCAAGACCAGTCAGGATGTGTTGGGACTTTTGAAGGTTACAAGTCAAAAATTTGCCCAAACCATCGTGATGATTACACATAACGAAGAAATTGCCCAGCTGGCCGACCGCATTGTTCGCATTGAGGATGGCCTAATTGTTGCGCGATAAGGAGGGGGATAGCATGAATGTAGCTAACAAGAAGTGTATTCGCCAACTGAGCATGAAAAGTATGAAAGCAGCAAAAACCAGGAACTTGATTGCTATTTTTGCGATTGCGTTGACTGCGGTTTTATTTACTTCCTTATTTACGGTAGCTTTGTCAATCAACCATTCCTTTCAGCAGGCCAACTTTCGGCAAGGCGGCGGCTGGAGTCAGGGTACCTTTAAATATATGACCCGGGAGCAGTGTGATGAGATTAAGACCGACCCCCTCATCAAGGAGTATGGGCTGCGCCGCTTTGTAGGCATGCCAGAGGCCGCACCTTTTCTCAAATCTCATGTGGAAGTTGGATACAGCGATGCCAACCAGGCACATTGGATGTATTGTGACCCGGTAGAAGGTCGTTTGCCTGCCGAAGGGACCCAGGAAGCCGCCACGGATACCCGGGTATTAGAGCTGCTGGGTGTGGAACCGAAAGTAGGAAGTGAGTTTACCATGACTTTTGTTGTGGACGGCACAGAGGTAACCGAGACTTTTACCCTGAGCGGTTGGTGGAAATATGACGAGGCGATTGCAGCCAACCACGTTCTCATTCCTCACAGTCGTGCACAGGCCATCTATGATCAAGTCGGCATTGGCAGTGGAATCGGCGCGGATGAGATGACCGGTTCATGGAATCTGGATGTCATGCTGGGCAGTTCGCTGCATATTGAACGAGATTTGACCCAAATCCTGGAAAACCACGGCTACCAGCACGAAAGCCGCTCTTCGGGAGATAATTTTATTCCGATTGGGGTTAATTGGGGATATGCTGGCGCACAGCTGGCTGACAACATGGATTCAACGACCCTCATAGCCATGATAGGACTTTTGTTGATTATTATGTTTACGGGTTATCTCATTATCTATAATGTGTTTCAGATTTCTGTCTCAAATGATATTCGTTTCTATGGTCTCTTGAAGACTATTGGTACTACAGGGTCACAGCTGCGGAGTATCATCCAAAGGCAAGCTTTGGTGTTGTCCTTGATTGGTATTCCTCTTGGCTTACTGATTGGCTATGGTGTAGGAGTTAAGCTGACTCCGGTGATTCTGTCCCAGCTTAATGGTGTTGCGCAGGATGCCATTTCGGCAAGTCCGCTGATTTTTATTGTTTCAGCACTTTTTGCTTTTGCGACAGTAATGATTTCCTGTCGCAGACCTGGACGTATCGCGGCAAAGGTATCTCCGGTGGAAGCGGTTCGTTATACGGAGGGAACAGCCAATAAGAAAAAGTTGCGCAAGGGGCAGGCCGGGGCATCTCTGCCCAAAATGGCTTGGGCAAACTTAGGGCGGAACCCTAGCAAGACGGCAATCACCGTGACTTCTCTGGCCTTGGCTGTGATGTTGCTCAACATGACCGTCACCTTTACAAATGGTTTTGATATGGATAAATACCTGTCCAAGGTGGTATCGGACTTTATTGTGGCAGATGCAGGATACTTTCAGACAGGCAGTACCTGGTCTGGGGAAGACGCCTTGTCCGAAGAGCTTCTAGCTACCTTGGAGAAGGAGCCAGGACTGGAAGCTGGCGGCCGCGTATATGGGAAAAGCAGCTCCGTAGAGGAGTTTGTTGCGGAGGATTATTACCGGACTATGTATGGCGTGTGGACTGATCAGAAAGACTTGGACGATATGGTGGCCGCCGCAGAAAGAAATGAGAAAGGCTTGCTGGCCGACCGGGTGCAGCTTTCCGGAATGGAGCGTTATGCTTTAGACAAGCTCCAGGTACTAGAGGGTGATTTGTCTAAGCTTTATCAGCCAGGAGGGCGTTATGTGGCGGCGGTGTACAGCGATGACGATTATGGTAAGCCTATCTTAGATTCTCATTGGGCCAAACTGGGGGATACGGTCACCTTGCGTTATATATCAGAGTTTGAGTATTACGATCCGGAGACCGGCGAGATTTTGGATCCGGATCACCTTACCGACAATTCGGATTATCTTACTCGGGCAAAGACCTATGAGGATATTGACTACGAAGTAGCGGCGCTAGTTACTGTGCCGTATTCTCTCAGCTATCGCTACTATGGGGCAGACGAGTTTGTCATGAATGATCAGACCTTTATCCAAGACAGCGGTACCAGCAACGTCATGTATTACGCCTGTGATGTCAGTGATAACAGCACAGCTGACATGGACACCTTCCTGTCTAAGTTGACAAAGGAGCAAATGCCGCAGCTGGATTATGAAAGCAAAGCAAGTTATGTGGCAGAGTTCGAATCTTTCCGCCACATGTTCCTGATGCTGGGAGGGGTGCTGAGTTTTATCGTCGGACTTGTAGGTGTTCTTAACTTTTTTAATGCGATTCTGACAGGTATCCTGACTCGGCGTCGTGAACTGGCGATGCTCCAGTCTATTGGGATGGTTGGCAAGCAGCTCAAAGCTATGCTGATTTGGGAAGGACTGTATTATACATTGGGAGCTGTGGCTGTGTCCCTGTTCCTCAGTATTGCAGTGGGCCCGTTGCTATCCAATGTATTGGCTGATATATTCTGGTTCTTTACGTACCGTTTTACGATTCTACCTATTCTTTTGGTGGCGCCGATTTTTTCTCTGTTGGGTGTTGCTGTACCGTTGGCGGTATATCAGGCTTTATCCAGACACTCCATTGTAGAACGCCTGAGGGAAAGTGAATAGTTGGAACCGAAACCCTTTAAAACGTATAAAGACACCATGAAGAGGGGGCCGTCTAAAGTATGAGTAAACATGCATGTCAAAAATTGTTGATATATGATACAATTAGTTTATGTTTTAAGCCGTTTACTTTTAGAGACTTAAGTACGCACATTTTCATAGTTTATTCCAAGAAAGGGGCAGTTCATGGACCAAGTCAATATTGCCATAAACCTATATAGTGCCTTGATTTGTCTGATTTTACTTTTTTCTATGTGGTTGAATGGCAGCACGAAGGAAAAGTCTGATCGATTCTTTATGGGGATGTGTCTGTTCAATATAGGTATGATACTGGGTGATATTCCTGCTTGGGCTTTTGAGGGCCATGCCCAGGTGTGGTACCCCGCTGCACTTAAAATCGGTTCGGCGGTTTTTTGGAGCAGCTCGGCTCCACTGCTGCTGATGCTTACGGGGTATATATTGGAGTATCTGCCCATTTGGAGAAATCCCCGCAGAATTCTCTGGCGGGTGGCTTGCACTTTAGCCGCGGTATATCTGCTATGCAGCATTTTATCTTACTGGAATGGTATGTTTTTTACCATTGGAGACGGAAATACATACCAGAGGGGGGATTGGTATTGGCTGTCGCAGCTTATCTCGTTTTTCTTTTTTGGTTTGGACACTACATTAATTTTAATCTGCTGGAAAGAGATTCGAAAAAGAGATGCGCTGATTATCTCCAGTTATGTTCTTCTTGCCGCAGTGGCCCTGCTTATTCAGATTTTTAATTATGGTATTGCTCTCATCAATACGGGTACAGCGATTTCCATTTTGATTATATATATCAACATTCAGTCCCAGAGGGAGCTTCGCATGGAACAGCAGAAAAAGGAGCTGACGGAAGCACAGATTGGCATTATGCTCAGTCAGATACAGCCACATTTTCTATATAACACGCTGACGACCATCCGCCAGCTTTGCGAGCTCAACCCCAGGGATGCCAAGGACGCAATAAGCGATTTTTCACGATTTCTGCGTGCCAATATGGATTCGCTGACCAACAAGGCGCCTATCCCCTTTGAACAAGAGCTGACTCATGTGCGGCATTATCTTAATCTGGAACAGCGGCGATTTGGGCAGCGGCTTCATGTGGTATATGAAATCACTGCACGAGATTTCTTTATTCCACCGCTAACCCTTCAGCCTATTGCGGAAAACGCCGTTCGCCACGGCATTCTTCGGCGTGAAAACGGCGGTACGGTAACTATTCGTTCTGAAGAAACAGAGCTATCTTATGTCGTCGTTGTGTTGGATGATGGCGTGGGATTTTCCCATATTCCGGCTGAAACGGATCAAGGCCATATAGGAATCGCCAATGTACGAAAACGGTTGCTGACCTTATGCGGTGGCACACTGGAGTTTTTTAGTGCGCCGGAAAAGGGGTCAACCGTTGTTATGACCATTCCAAAGGGAGGGAAAGACCATGAGATTTCTGATTGTCGATGATGAGCCGTTGGCTTTGCGGGATTTGGAAGAAGCCTTGATAGCAGCCGTGCCAGCTTGTAAAATAGCAGCATTTTCCTCACCGCCGGAGGCGCTGGAACATATAAAGGAAGCATCTTTTCATGCAGCGTTTTTGGATATAGAAATGGGCAGCACCAATGGTCTGGTACTGGCAAAGCAGTTAAAAGATTTACAGCCAGATTTGTATATTATCTTTGTAACGAGCTATGCACAGTATGCAGTAGAAGCGTTTAAGATTCACGCTACCGGCTATCTGATGAAGCCCGTATTGACAGGGGACATCTTGCGAGAACTGAGCTTTCTTTATGGCGACGATATTTCACTTGAAAAGAAGGTGAAGGTGCAGACTTTCGGTGGGTTTGAAATTTTTGCAGACAATAAGCCGCTCCAATTTCGGCGCAGCAAAGCAAAGGAATTGCTGGCGTTGTTGATTGACCGCCGCGGTGCTAGTTTGACCATGGCAGAGGCCTGCGCAGTTTTATGGGAAGGTGAACCGACCGGATTCTCTCAGAAAAGCTATTTGCGCACGATTCTTACCGAAATGAAAGCAACCCTGCACCAAGCAGGGATGGCGGATATTTTAATTAAACGGCATAACAGCTTGGCTATAGATCCTGAAAAGCTGTACTGCGACAGCTATCGTTTTTTGGATGGTGATTCCCAGGCTGTCAATAGCTATCGACACAATTATCTGCCTGCTTATAGCTGGGCAGAGTTCTCTGTGTCACTTTTTGAAAAGCATTAAAATAAAAGTTTTATTAAAGGTATGATTTTTTTAAAATCGTACCTTTTTTGTTGCGCTTTTGTTGCACGTGGTTTGGTATGATAAGGCCGATAGGGGAAAGAGGGAGCAATTCTGAGGCTCCGTCCATCAGTGTGAAGGTAGTTGAACCCGAAAATTTGCTGACCTCATAAAGAAAAAACATGGAAACAACAAGGAGGATTCAAACTTGATACAAGTAAACAACAAAAATTTTCAGTGGGTGTTGGCCGCGTTGCTGTTTACGGCGGTGATACTCAGCAGCGCCACCATCTCCGTTTATGCCGCAGCTCCGCTTGATGTTGCATTAAAGGGAAGCATCGTCGGATTTGGCGGCAAGCAGTGGCATGTGATTGGATATAATGGTACTGGCGTGGCCAGTGAAAAGGATAGCATGACGCTGTTGGCAAAAGATTCCTTTTATACAACAAAGTTTGATGCGGATGGCAGCAGCAACCACTACAGCGGCTCTAATCTGCAAACCTCTATGACTGCCGCCTATAATGGCTTATCATCTCAGGAGCAGGAACTGGTGATAGCCAGAGATCTTGAGGGCGGTGCAACATATAATGATGGCTCAGAGCGGGTTTCAGGGGAGGCGGTAGCCGACGCCAGTTTCTGGCCCTTATCCGTGAGAGAAGCCTATTTGTTGGATGCTACAGTACATCCTTACCGTAGCAGTAAGCACTGGTGGCTGAGATCTCCAGGCAGCAATGATACCCGGGGGGCTGTCGTCAGCGAGAATGGAGGGGTAGACGGGAATGGATTAAATATTTCCTATGATAGAGGAATTCGCCCAGCTTTTAAGTTGGACTTAACATCTGTTATCTTTTCCTCTGGGGCTATAGAGGGCAAACCTTCAACTGTAGGGAGCTTGACAACAGCAGGAAGTTCTGCTGAAGTAGTGAAACTGACAGTAAAAAATAATGAGCAGACGTTAAACGTGATTGCCACCGAAGCTCAAGCTACGCAGACGGGGTCGAATATTTATTTCAGTTATGAGGACGCCACTACTGGCACGAATCAATATGTTTCTTGTGTGCTGACGGACCAGGATGATGTCGTGAAATACTATGGGAAACTGGCCGACAGCAGTAGTACGGCCAGTGGAAAGCTAAGTATTCCTTTGTCTGGGGTTGCAGACGGGACTTATACCCTGAAACTATTCAGCGAGCAGAATAACGGCGATAATTTTACGGATTTTGCCAGCATCCCTGTGGAAATGAAAATAATGGTAAGCAATGCCAGCGGAAGGATCAACGACTTTGGCGGCACGGTACTATCGGACAATGCGGGACTTGTCAGCATAGCAGGGCAGAGCATTACCGCAGGAGCCGAGGAAGGCACGTCATCTGCACCTCGAACAACCACCGTTACTGTGGTCAAAAGCGTTTCTTCTATCTCTGCTTCAGATATTATTGCAGCAGAAGGAGCTCGCCTCAGCCTCTACTCGGACAGTGGATTTACGACAGAAGAAGGGGTGAGCTTAGATATGGGCAGCGAAAACCATCTGTACATCAAAGTAACAGCGGAAAGCGGTGCAATACTATATTATGATGTGACGGTGGTAAGAGGAAAGCCTCCGGTTACCCCCACGCTGACCATGATTGACATAAAGACGACTCTCACAGCGGGTGATGAAAAAGACGGTCAGTCAGTTGCTACCGCCTCTGTTGGGGGATTTA
The genomic region above belongs to Aminipila butyrica and contains:
- a CDS encoding response regulator transcription factor encodes the protein MKQILIVEDDRNLSRGLCLALKDPELQIVPCFDLQSAREQLACGVTDVVLLDINLPDGSGLELLHEIKSADNSIGVILLTANDTEMDVVRGLEYGADDYITKPFSLAILRARVKAQMRRGVVNVSKPLVIDNYCFDFEHMMFSKEGQLVELSKTEQKLLRLLVENRGMTLNRTLLLDRIWTDGADYVDENALSVTVKRLRDKLEASHYIKTVYGMGYVWVVKEDE
- a CDS encoding response regulator codes for the protein MRFLIVDDEPLALRDLEEALIAAVPACKIAAFSSPPEALEHIKEASFHAAFLDIEMGSTNGLVLAKQLKDLQPDLYIIFVTSYAQYAVEAFKIHATGYLMKPVLTGDILRELSFLYGDDISLEKKVKVQTFGGFEIFADNKPLQFRRSKAKELLALLIDRRGASLTMAEACAVLWEGEPTGFSQKSYLRTILTEMKATLHQAGMADILIKRHNSLAIDPEKLYCDSYRFLDGDSQAVNSYRHNYLPAYSWAEFSVSLFEKH
- a CDS encoding ABC transporter permease; amino-acid sequence: MNVANKKCIRQLSMKSMKAAKTRNLIAIFAIALTAVLFTSLFTVALSINHSFQQANFRQGGGWSQGTFKYMTREQCDEIKTDPLIKEYGLRRFVGMPEAAPFLKSHVEVGYSDANQAHWMYCDPVEGRLPAEGTQEAATDTRVLELLGVEPKVGSEFTMTFVVDGTEVTETFTLSGWWKYDEAIAANHVLIPHSRAQAIYDQVGIGSGIGADEMTGSWNLDVMLGSSLHIERDLTQILENHGYQHESRSSGDNFIPIGVNWGYAGAQLADNMDSTTLIAMIGLLLIIMFTGYLIIYNVFQISVSNDIRFYGLLKTIGTTGSQLRSIIQRQALVLSLIGIPLGLLIGYGVGVKLTPVILSQLNGVAQDAISASPLIFIVSALFAFATVMISCRRPGRIAAKVSPVEAVRYTEGTANKKKLRKGQAGASLPKMAWANLGRNPSKTAITVTSLALAVMLLNMTVTFTNGFDMDKYLSKVVSDFIVADAGYFQTGSTWSGEDALSEELLATLEKEPGLEAGGRVYGKSSSVEEFVAEDYYRTMYGVWTDQKDLDDMVAAAERNEKGLLADRVQLSGMERYALDKLQVLEGDLSKLYQPGGRYVAAVYSDDDYGKPILDSHWAKLGDTVTLRYISEFEYYDPETGEILDPDHLTDNSDYLTRAKTYEDIDYEVAALVTVPYSLSYRYYGADEFVMNDQTFIQDSGTSNVMYYACDVSDNSTADMDTFLSKLTKEQMPQLDYESKASYVAEFESFRHMFLMLGGVLSFIVGLVGVLNFFNAILTGILTRRRELAMLQSIGMVGKQLKAMLIWEGLYYTLGAVAVSLFLSIAVGPLLSNVLADIFWFFTYRFTILPILLVAPIFSLLGVAVPLAVYQALSRHSIVERLRESE
- a CDS encoding ABC transporter ATP-binding protein encodes the protein MIILQTHDLKKIYGKGENAVHALAGVNLQVEKGEFVAIVGTSGSGKSTLLHMLGGLDRPTSGTVSVDGKDIFSLKDEKLTIFRRRKIGFVFQNYNLVPVLNVYENIVLPIQLDGNKLDSVYVDSIIETLGLQSKLQNLPNNLSGGQQQRVAIARALAAKPAIILADEPTGNLDSKTSQDVLGLLKVTSQKFAQTIVMITHNEEIAQLADRIVRIEDGLIVAR
- a CDS encoding sensor histidine kinase, which produces MNEWRLLWLAVSLAAILLCMAIVQIEHRKSKKIMKNLNQMLDDALDGSFTEHRFDESLLSSVECRLNRYLTASTVSTRNLATEKEKIKELLADISHQTKTPIANILLYAQLLEEQELPEESRDCVAALGGQAEKLSFLVTSLMKLSRLETGIFSLRPVPNEIAPMLEALAGQFAPKAAEKNITLRTNPTEAGAVFDYKWTAEALCNLVDNAIKYTPAGGSIQISVKEYDLFCCIDVADNGIGISEGEQAKVFSRFYRSPSVGEQDGVGIGLYLTRQILAGQGGYIKVTSALAGGSVFSVFLPRQG
- a CDS encoding sensor histidine kinase — protein: MDQVNIAINLYSALICLILLFSMWLNGSTKEKSDRFFMGMCLFNIGMILGDIPAWAFEGHAQVWYPAALKIGSAVFWSSSAPLLLMLTGYILEYLPIWRNPRRILWRVACTLAAVYLLCSILSYWNGMFFTIGDGNTYQRGDWYWLSQLISFFFFGLDTTLILICWKEIRKRDALIISSYVLLAAVALLIQIFNYGIALINTGTAISILIIYINIQSQRELRMEQQKKELTEAQIGIMLSQIQPHFLYNTLTTIRQLCELNPRDAKDAISDFSRFLRANMDSLTNKAPIPFEQELTHVRHYLNLEQRRFGQRLHVVYEITARDFFIPPLTLQPIAENAVRHGILRRENGGTVTIRSEETELSYVVVVLDDGVGFSHIPAETDQGHIGIANVRKRLLTLCGGTLEFFSAPEKGSTVVMTIPKGGKDHEISDCR